One part of the Sciurus carolinensis chromosome 6, mSciCar1.2, whole genome shotgun sequence genome encodes these proteins:
- the Kif20a gene encoding kinesin-like protein KIF20A → MSQGILSPPVGLLSDEDVVVSPMFESTAADLGSVIRKDLLSDCSVISTSLEDKQQVPCEDSTEKVKVYLRVRPLLPSELERQEDQGCVQIENMETLVLQAPKDSFALKSNERGIGQATHKFTFSQIFGPEVGQSSFFNLTVKEMVKDVLKGQNWLIYTYGVTNSGKTHTVQGTTKDGGILPRSLALIFNSLQGQLHSTPDLKPLLSNEVIWLDSRQIRQEEMKKMSLLNGGFQEVKSIYVLKKSVYIESRMGTTTSFDSGIAGLSSTSHFTSSSQLDETSHQWAQPDTAPVSIPADIRFSVWISFFEIYNELLYDLLEPPSQQRKRQTLRLCEDQNGNPYVKDLNWIHVQDAEEAWRLLKVGRKNQSFASTHLNQNSSRSHSIFSIRILHLQGEGDIVPKISELSLCDLAGSERCKDQKSGERLKEAGNINTSLHTLGRCIAALRQNQQNRSKQNLVPFRDSKLTRVFQGFFTGRGRSCMIVNVNPCASTYDETLHVAKFSAIASQLVHAPPVQLGLPSLHSFIKEQSLQASPGLAKGSKADPDLDNHIENEVDISIYSKQELLQVVEAMKTLLLKERQEKLQLEMRLRDEICNEMVEQMQQREQWCSEHLDTQKELLEEMYEEKLKILKESLTSFYHEEIQERDEKIEELEALLQETRQQPVARQQSESELSLRRSQRLAASASTHQLQEVNAKLEQCKAELNSTTEELQKYQKMLEPPPSAKPFTIDVDKKLEEGQKNVRLLRSELQKLGESLQSAERACCHSTGAGKLRQALNTCDDILIKQDQTLAELQNNMMLVKLDLRKKAACIAEQYHTVLKLQGQTASAKKRLGANQENQQPNQQPPGKKPFLRNLLPRTPTCQSSIDCSPYARILRSRRSPLLKSGPFGKKY, encoded by the exons ATGTCTCAAGGAATCCTTTCTCCACCTGTGGGCCTGCTGTCTGATGAGGATGTGGTAGTCTCCCCAATGTTTGAATCCACAGCTGCAGATTTGGGTTCTGTGATCCGGAAGGACCTGCTGTCAGACTGCTCTGTCATCTCTACCTCCCTGGAGGACAAGCAGCAG GTTCCATGTGAGGACAGTACAGAGAAGGTGAAAGTATACCTGAGGGTCAGGCCCTTGTTACCTTCTGAGTTGGAGCGACAGGAGGATCAG GGCTGTGTCCAAATTGAGAATATGGAGACCCTTGTTCTGCAAGCACCCAAGGACTCCTTTGCCCTGAAGAGCAATGAGCGAGGAATTGGTCAAGCCACCCACAAGTTCACCTTTTCACAG ATCTTTGGGCCAGAAGTGGGACAGTCATCCTTCTTCAACCTGACCGTGAAGGAAATGGTAAAGGATGTACTCAAAGGTCAGAACTGGCTTATCTATACATATGGAGTCACCAACTCAGGGAAAACTCACACAGTCCAAG GTACCACCAAAGATGGAGGGATCCTGCCTCGGTCTCTGGCTCTGATATTCAATAGCCTCCAAGGCCAACTTCATTCAACACCTGATCTGAAGCCCTTGCTTTCCAATGAGGTAATCTGGCTAGACAGTAGGCAGATTCgacaggaggaaatgaagaagatGTCCCTGCTCAATGGAGGCTTTCAAGAGGTGAAGT CTATCTATGTCCTTAAAAAGAGCGTCTACATTGAGAGTCGGATGGGTACCACCACCAGCTTTGACAGTGGCATTGCTGGGCTCTCTTCTACCAGTCATTTTACCAGTAGTAGCCAGCTGGATG AAACAAGTCACCAATGGGCACAGCCAGACACTGCCCCAGTAAGCATCCCAGCAGACATTCGCTTCTCTGTCTGGATCTCCTTCTTTGAGATCTACAATGAGCTGCTTTATGACCTGTTAGAACCACCTAGCCAGCAGCGAAAGAGGCAGACTCTGCGGCTGTGTGAGGATCAGAATGGCAATCCCTATGTGAAAG ATCTCAATTGGATTCATGTTCAAGATGCTGAGGAAGCCTGGAGACTCCTAAAAGTGGGTCGTAAGAACCAGAGCTTTGCCAGCACCCACCTGAACCAGAACTCTAGCCGTAG TCATAGCATCTTCTCAATCCGGATCTTGCACCTTCAAGGGGAAGGGGATATAGTTCCCAAGATCAGCGA GCTGTCACTCTGTGATCTGGCTGGCTCAGAGCGCTGCAAAGATCAAAAGAGTGGTGAACGACTGAAGGAAGCAGGAAACATTAACACTTCTCTGCACACCCTGGGCCGCTGTATTGCTGCTCTGCGCCAAAACCAGCAGAACCG GTCAAAGCAGAACCTGGTTCCTTTCCGTGACAGCAAGTTGACCCGAGTGTTCCAAGGCTTCTTCACAGGCCGAGGCCGTTCCTGCATGATTGTCAATGTAAATCCCTGTGCTTCTACCTATGATGAGACTCTTCACGTGGCCAAGTTTTCAGCCATTGCCAGCCAG CTTGTACATGCCCCACCTGTGCAACTAGGACTCCCATCCCTGCACTCATTCATCAAGGAACAGAGTCTCCAGGCATCCCCTGGCTTAGCAAAAGGGAGTAAGGCAGACCCAGACCTTGACAACCacattgaaaatgaagttgacatCTCCATATACAGCAAGCAG GAGCTCCTACAGGTGGTAGAAGCCATGAAAACCCTGCTTTTGAAAGAACGACAGGAAAAGTTGCAACTGGAGATGCGACTCCGTGATGAAATTTGCAATGAGATGGTAGAACAGATGCAACAACGGGAACAGTGGTGCAG TGAACATTTGGACACCCAAAAGGAACTACTGGAGGAAATGTATGAAGAGAAACTGAAGATTCTCAAGGAGTCACTGACAAGTTTTTACCATGAAGAGATTCAG GAACGGGATGAAAAAATTGAAGAGCTAGAAGCTCTCTTGCAGGAAACCAGACAGCAGCCTGTGGCCCGTCAACAGTCAGAGTCTGAATTATCCCTACGACGATCACAAAGGTTGGCAGCTTCTGCCTCCACTCATCAGCTCCAGGAAGTTAATGCTAAACTAGAACAGTGCAAAGCAGAGctaaactctaccactgaag AGTTGCAGAAGTATCAGAAAATGTTAGAACCACCACCCTCAGCCAAGCCCTTCACCATTGACGTGGACAAGAAGTTAGAGGAGGGCCAGAAG AATGTAAGACTACTGCGGTCAGAGCTTCAGAAACTTGGTGAGTCTCTCCAGTCAGCAGAAAGGGCCTGTTGCCACAGCACTGGGGCAGGAAAACTTCGTCAAGCTTTGAACACTTGTGATGACATCTTAATCAAACAG GATCAGACGCTGGCTGAACTGCAGAATAACATGATGCTAGTAAAACTGGACCTTCGGAAGAAGGCAGCATGCATTGCTGAGCAGTATCATACTGTGTTAAAGCTTCAAGGCCAGACTGCTTCTGCAAAAAAACGCCTTGGTGCCAACCAGGAAAACCAGCAACCAAACCAGCAACCCCCAGGAAAAAAACCATTCCTTCGAAATTTACTTCCCCGAACACCTACCTGCCAAAGCTCAATAGACTGCAGCCCTTATGCCCGGATCTTGCGCTCACGGCGCTCTCCTTTACTCAAATCTGGGCCTTTTGGCAAAAAGTACTGA